In the genome of Pusillimonas sp. T7-7, the window GCGGGTTTCCAGGTCGAGATCGCCGGGAAAGTCGGGCTGCTGTTGCGCCGCAATGGTATTCACATAAGGCGTGCCGGTAGGCGGCACACAGGAAACCTGCATGCTGCTGGCCAGACGCAGCAGTTCCTGCAACATGAAACTGCCGCGTTCGGAACCTTGAGTGCTGATCAGGGTTTGGAAGGATTCACGCCATTCCAGGGTTTCTTCCGGATCGGTGTCTCCGTGGTGATCGGCGGGAGGCAGCAAGTGGTGCAGAGGCAAAGGCGAGTTCATGTCTGGAAGCTTGAAAGGAGTTGGCGGTATGCTGAGCTTTCTAGCATTGTGCGATGAAAATGCCGGCATTAGGTTCTAAATCAGTATGCTGAACTATGCTTTATAAGCATAAAATGCTTATAAAGTGTATTTTTCAAGTTCTTTGTGTTTTATCTCTTCTTTTATACTGGTACAAGATGGTTTTGATGAAAGCCCACGCCTTGCGGCGGAAAACAGGGAGTGGTTCATGAAGCAAGGCGTTCAGCTGGATGCGACCGATCTGCGCATTCTTGACGAGCTGCAGCGTGATGGTGGCCTTAGCAATGTTGAATTGGCGCGGCGGGTGCACTTGTCGCCTTCGCCCTGTCTGCTGCGGGTCAAGGCCCTGCAGGCCGCCGGGGTGATCACACGCTATGTGGCCCTGACCGATGCGGCCGCCTTGGGCCTGGACCTGAACGTATTTATTTCCATCAGCCTGAAGTCGCAAGACAAAGAAGCCTTGGCGAACTTCGAGCGCCGTATCGCCGAACACCCCGAGGTCATGGAGTGCTACCTGATGACAGGAGACTCCGATTACCTTATTCGTGTCGCCTTGCCCAATATCGGGGCGCTGGAGCGATTCATACTTGAACAGCTAACCCCCATTCCCGGCATCGAGAAAATACGCTCCAGCTTTGCACTGAAGCAGGTGTCGTATAAAACGGCGTTGCCG includes:
- a CDS encoding Lrp/AsnC family transcriptional regulator yields the protein MKQGVQLDATDLRILDELQRDGGLSNVELARRVHLSPSPCLLRVKALQAAGVITRYVALTDAAALGLDLNVFISISLKSQDKEALANFERRIAEHPEVMECYLMTGDSDYLIRVALPNIGALERFILEQLTPIPGIEKIRSSFALKQVSYKTALPLPAERTRMA